The Methylomonas koyamae genome has a segment encoding these proteins:
- a CDS encoding helix-turn-helix domain-containing protein, with the protein MDIAEVARISGLPASTLRYYEEKGLIRSSGRIGLRRQFDTATLQRLGLIAMGRRAGLTLDQIATMFSAEGTNIDRDLLREKARELDRTIRELVAMRDGLLHAADCTAASHFECPKFLRLLKVAARKPAAGRSGKNVKNGS; encoded by the coding sequence ATGGATATTGCCGAGGTGGCGCGGATTTCCGGATTGCCGGCGTCCACGTTGCGGTATTACGAGGAAAAAGGCCTGATCCGCTCCAGCGGCCGGATCGGGCTGCGGCGGCAGTTCGATACCGCGACCTTACAAAGGCTGGGGCTGATTGCGATGGGCCGGCGCGCCGGGCTTACGTTGGACCAGATTGCGACGATGTTTTCGGCCGAAGGCACCAACATCGACCGCGATTTGTTGCGAGAGAAGGCGCGGGAACTGGATCGCACGATACGGGAATTGGTCGCGATGCGCGACGGCCTGCTCCATGCCGCCGACTGCACCGCAGCCAGCCATTTCGAATGCCCGAAATTTTTGCGCTTGCTGAAAGTGGCCGCGCGCAAGCCCGCAGCAGGCAGAAGCGGGAAAAACGTCAAGAACGGCAGCTAG
- the tmpT gene encoding thiopurine S-methyltransferase yields the protein MDANFWHEKWQRREIGFHQPQANPLLVAYFDKLNLAAGSRVLLPLCGKTRDIAWLLDRGFRVAGVELSKIAVEELFDELELAAQIKPAGPLWHYRADNIDLFVGDIFQLSAELLGPVDAVYDRAALVALPAEIRRKYAAHLTGLTAAASQLLVAYEYDQLLAEGPPFSVVADEVLGLYAGSYRLTPLARSEVDGGLKGMVAAVEATWLLEKAN from the coding sequence ATGGATGCGAATTTTTGGCACGAAAAATGGCAACGCCGCGAAATCGGCTTTCATCAGCCACAGGCCAATCCGTTGTTGGTTGCCTATTTCGATAAACTGAATTTAGCGGCCGGCAGCCGGGTTTTGCTGCCTTTGTGCGGCAAGACCCGCGACATCGCTTGGCTGTTGGATCGTGGTTTCCGCGTTGCCGGCGTGGAACTGAGCAAGATCGCGGTCGAGGAATTATTCGACGAATTGGAATTGGCGGCGCAAATCAAACCGGCCGGTCCGCTATGGCACTACCGGGCAGATAACATCGATCTGTTCGTCGGCGACATTTTCCAGCTGTCGGCCGAACTGCTCGGTCCGGTAGACGCCGTTTATGACCGTGCCGCTTTAGTCGCGTTGCCGGCGGAAATACGGCGAAAATACGCAGCCCATTTGACCGGATTGACCGCCGCGGCGTCGCAGTTGCTGGTGGCATACGAATACGACCAACTGCTGGCCGAAGGCCCGCCGTTTTCTGTGGTCGCCGACGAAGTGCTTGGCCTCTATGCCGGCAGTTACCGCTTGACGCCGCTTGCGCGCAGCGAAGTCGACGGCGGCTTGAAAGGCATGGTGGCGGCGGTTGAAGCGACTTGGCTATTGGAAAAAGCGAACTGA
- a CDS encoding N-6 DNA methylase, which produces MAIKKSELYSSLWKTCDELRGGMDASQYKDYVLVLLVIKYVSDKYAGLPFAPISIPAGASFKDMVALKGTTDIGDQINKAIIGPLAKANKLSDMPDFNDAGKLGSGKEMVDRLTNLIAIFENPALDFSKNRAEGDDILGDAYEFLMRHFAVDSGKSKGQFYTPAEVSRIIAQIVGIRDANTSNNTTVYDPTCGSGSLLLKVGDEATAKVTVGEIGKSDFTHSNRFDSLLDQFMPGWQHLRDSLNRLPVRQEVWGY; this is translated from the coding sequence ATGGCGATAAAAAAATCCGAGCTTTACAGCTCCCTGTGGAAAACCTGCGACGAATTGCGCGGCGGCATGGACGCCTCCCAGTACAAAGACTATGTGCTGGTGTTGCTTGTCATCAAATACGTCAGCGACAAATACGCCGGTTTGCCGTTTGCGCCGATCAGCATACCCGCCGGCGCCAGTTTCAAGGACATGGTGGCGCTAAAGGGCACAACCGACATCGGCGACCAGATCAACAAGGCCATCATCGGCCCGTTGGCCAAAGCCAATAAGCTGTCCGACATGCCGGACTTCAACGATGCCGGCAAGTTGGGCAGCGGCAAGGAAATGGTGGACAGGCTGACCAATCTGATTGCCATTTTCGAAAATCCGGCGTTGGATTTCTCCAAAAACCGCGCGGAAGGCGACGACATCCTCGGCGATGCCTACGAGTTTTTGATGCGCCACTTTGCTGTCGATAGCGGCAAGAGCAAAGGCCAGTTTTACACCCCGGCCGAAGTCAGCCGCATCATTGCCCAGATCGTCGGCATCCGCGACGCCAACACCAGCAACAATACCACCGTCTACGATCCCACCTGCGGTTCCGGTTCGCTGCTGCTAAAAGTGGGCGATGAAGCGACTGCCAAAGTGACTGTTGGCGAAATCGGGAAAAGCGACTTCACCCATAGCAACCGATTTGACAGCTTGCTGGATCAGTTCATGCCGGGTTGGCAGCACCTTAGAGACAGTTTGAATCGGCTACCTGTCAGGCAAGAGGTTTGGGGATATTGA
- a CDS encoding ABC transporter permease: MHIWLNVFHLGVKELRSLGRDKVMMVLILFAFTVQVYLTATGLPESLHKAPIAIVDEDHSQLSTRIINAFYPPHFLAPAIIDQYAMDPGMDAGIYTFVLDIPPDFQRDVLAGRTPSIQLNVDATRMSQSFIGNSYVQSIVNGEVAAFVQGHRAVTTLPAELEVRARFNPNLSSVWFGSVMELINSITMLSIILTGAALIREREHGTIEHLLVMPLTPFEIMSAKVWAMGLVVVAVATASLVFIVQGVLEVPIEGSIGLFVLGMAVHLFATTSMGIFMGTVARSMPQLGLMMIIILLPLQMLSGGITPRESMPALVQGLMMAAPTTHFVSLAQAILYRGADFSIVWPEFLALIAIGGVFFMLALSRFRKTISSMA; the protein is encoded by the coding sequence GTGCATATCTGGCTGAATGTTTTTCATCTCGGCGTCAAGGAATTGCGCAGCCTGGGACGCGACAAGGTGATGATGGTGCTGATCCTGTTTGCATTCACCGTCCAGGTTTACCTGACGGCGACCGGGCTGCCGGAATCGCTGCACAAGGCGCCTATCGCCATCGTCGACGAAGACCACTCGCAACTGTCGACGCGCATTATTAACGCCTTTTATCCGCCTCACTTCCTGGCGCCGGCGATCATCGATCAATATGCCATGGACCCCGGCATGGATGCCGGCATCTATACCTTCGTCCTCGACATCCCGCCCGATTTCCAGCGTGACGTGCTGGCTGGACGGACACCCTCGATCCAGCTCAATGTCGATGCCACGCGCATGTCCCAGTCCTTCATCGGCAACAGCTATGTGCAGAGCATCGTCAACGGCGAAGTGGCGGCATTCGTGCAGGGGCATCGCGCGGTCACGACTCTGCCGGCCGAACTCGAGGTGCGTGCGCGCTTCAACCCGAACCTGAGTTCGGTCTGGTTCGGTTCGGTGATGGAACTGATCAACAGCATCACCATGCTGTCCATCATCCTCACCGGCGCGGCGCTGATCCGCGAACGCGAGCACGGCACTATCGAGCATTTGCTGGTCATGCCGCTGACGCCGTTCGAAATCATGTCGGCCAAGGTGTGGGCCATGGGCCTGGTGGTGGTCGCGGTGGCGACGGCGTCGCTGGTCTTCATCGTGCAAGGCGTGCTCGAAGTGCCCATCGAAGGCTCGATCGGGCTTTTCGTCCTGGGAATGGCGGTGCATTTGTTCGCCACCACCTCGATGGGCATCTTTATGGGGACGGTGGCGCGCTCGATGCCGCAACTGGGCCTTATGATGATCATCATCCTGCTGCCATTGCAGATGCTGTCCGGCGGCATAACTCCCCGAGAGAGCATGCCTGCATTGGTGCAAGGCTTGATGATGGCGGCGCCCACCACCCATTTCGTCTCTTTGGCTCAGGCTATTCTCTATCGCGGTGCGGATTTCAGCATCGTCTGGCCGGAATTTCTGGCGCTGATCGCCATAGGCGGCGTGTTTTTCATGCTGGCACTGAGCCGCTTTCGCAAGACCATCAGCTCGATGGCCTGA